The Elaeis guineensis isolate ETL-2024a chromosome 3, EG11, whole genome shotgun sequence region ACCGCTTCAATTGCAGTACGGTGCCCCCacaaaaactctttccttttgcattattttgtatgataatgggtattatttttcctttattttttcttttttttttttttttgagagagagagagagatagagaaggTAATGGTTCACCCTGTTTCCATCCACCAAAAATGAAGGAAACATGGGAACCCAGCTAAAGCTGGGGAACGCGAAAGTAATTATAACTTGGGAAAATGTCTGATCAATCTCATTACAGCTAGATATGAAATTGAACCACTGACCAGTGAAATCGGCCAGATATGACGTGGATATATAAAATCGAGTCATGGAAATAGAGAGCAAGATAATAATGACGATATTTTTGAGAAAACCCAGCAATGAGAAACTCGAGATGATGCAATTACTTGTATACATTTTTAAACACATAGGTTCAATTTCAAGATCTACCTTTTGAAATAAAGTAATTCTTTTTCTGGATTGTGGTACCTTCTATAATTTGAGGCTATTTCTCTAaatatttttcttcttgaaaaaaaaaggatattTAAAGGCTTCCAAAATGCTATAGCAACCCGAAAATCTCATTCAAAAAGTCACATAATGCTATTGTTCCTTTTGAATTGGTCTCACGAAGTGTGGTTGCAAAAGCCGAGTGAATGCTGCAAGCCGCCTCAAGTATTTTTTTTCTAAGAGGGTCGGATTAGCTGTTTTGCACAAAAGAGTCATCAAGGTCTTTTCTATGCAGTGACTCTTCAACAATGCTTTGCAATGCATGATTTTGCATGATCATCTAAGCTCACACTCAATCATGCATCTCAAAGCTTCTTCTAAGCATGATCGGGTAGTTGTGCGAGCAAAAGAAGTTGATCATCTTTCACACAAAAGACCTGATCctgctcctccattcagagttgCTCCATCTACATAAATGCATAAATCTCATCCAAAATCACTTGATTGGCTTGCACATAAACCTTGTATTTTGTCATTCAAACTCTGCTTTGATGGTTGGCATCTCTCCGCATTGAAGAGGTCCTAAATTCAAATCCAAATGGATGCATCTTCACCATATTTCCAAAAAGATAGATCGTAAAAGAGTCTTAGCTGAAGGACCATAACTTGATTTCATAGTAATAATCTAAAAGCTTCTCCAGCATCAATTTCTTTATTTGCacacttatttaaaaaaaatatatatctcttGCAATTATTCAGTTTTACCTAATTCAGCCATCCAATAATACCAATCTGCAAATTTCTTTCCCTGCTACATATATGCACTTATCTTTAAACTATATAAAAGTGCCTTAATttccaatttttaaaatttgaaaaataacccTAAGAAAATTACTATTAAAATTTAAAGCATCTCTATAATAACTCTATATATTTCTTTTAAAAGACTTGAATCATACTagacttctcaaaaaaaaaaaaagctttctaATGTCAATGGACTTTGAGAAAAAAATcctatttaatataaatttacaaATATGATAAACTAATTAATTTCATGCCTCTTCAGAATTATaagattttaattaaattatctcACAGTCATGTACATCTACAGCTGCATTAGAACTAGTACACTATAATTAGGTTCCAATGCAATATATCCAGAACCAAAGTATTTAGGCTTAAATAAATTATTGCTCCTGCATAAAATGGAAAGAAGAATAAATAAGTCTTCTGTATAGTCTAAAGAATTGTCGCACTTATCGATTAGAGTTCCTTTTGAATGGAAAAGGAGGAAGGGTGGACTTACTAAAAGCTAACAGGATAAAGTATCATAGTAGAACCATCTAATCTATTGTTCTACAGATATGAATAGCGTCATAAGGTTAATTTCTATTGCAATTTTTCTCACTTGGGTTGCAGAATGTGCTACCATTTTCCAAGCAGTTAGAATATCTGATGCATTATAAGATCCATCTCAGAAGGAAGGTTGGACCAGCAAAAACAGAGCAGACTCTGAAGAATGCTCTCTTTGTAGTGAGTGCCGGTAGCAACGATTTCATCCAAAATTACTTTCTGTTTTCTAATCGGTCAGGGCAATTCACAGTGCCAGAGTATGAGGACTTCTTAATCACACTCATGTTTAAGAATATCAAGGTATTCGTCCCGATCATTTCAATCACATACTTTATTTCTTACCCTCCATATCCTTTATTAACTTTCTCCGAAATTCAGGAAATGCATAAACTTGGGGGAACAAGGTTCCTTGTGGTCGGTCTTCCTCCAATGGGTTGTCTCCCACTTGTTAAAACTATTGCAAACACTCAAAAATGTGTGAGTAGTTACAATGATGCGGCCATATCATTCAACTCAAAGGTAGTAGCACAAGTGCATGCCCTAAAGGAGATATCAGGAGTGAGAGCTTCTTATCTAGATATTTATAGAATCATAAGCGACGCCACACAGAAACCCAAGAAGTATGGTAAGTAATGACGAAATATGTATCTAAGTCCTTATGCTGGTCTGGAGATCCTCAGAAGTGTCTAATTTCCTTGAGCTTGTAGGATTGGTAGAGGCATCAAAGGGATGCTGCGGTTCAGGGGTGGTTGAGGTTGGGGAGACATGTAAAGGCCTACGCACGTGTAGTAATCCAAGCAAGTACTTGTATTGGGATGCTGTTCATCTCACTGAAAGAATGTATCAGATTATTGCAGATGCAGCAGGAAGTATCATTGCCAAGGAGGTTTTGAGTTGATGAAGACATTCTATAGTTGTGTTGTAGTGGTGCAGATTGTATTGCTATTGCTgctgcttttctttttctcctgcTTGCTTTTGCTGCTGGTAAGATTACAAGCAGCaaatctatgtatgtggattggctAATACAATGTTTTCTAGGCTCTGAATGAGCATCGAGTGCGTATCATCAAATTAAGTTGGACTGGTAGCAGCAACAAGCTGTGCATGCTTAAGTCTGCAAATAATCTTATATCATGAATCATTTAGATGAAGATTCCATGATAAATACTCTTGTTCATCCTCATATCTCAGACTCTCTCACGCAGCTCATATTTTAACATTTTGGATAATGGTGTGAATGCATCCAAATAGAAAACTGCAATTATTATCCTATGGATGTAAAAATTGAAATATGTTGAACATGTGCACTAACATCATCATTATCCACACCTAAACTTGTCCtgcatgataaaaaaatatttacacctTGGAACAATCAACTATGAGCGGTATAATGTATTGATTACTCATCCATATAGAAAGCATTCGGATTGGTTTTACGTGCTTCGTAGTTATGGTCAATAGGTTCTGCCTAATTACTCCGAGCTCAAGACCCCATCATGcgccatctatttatacatagaAGTTGTCAGTAATTATATAACATGAATTTAAGTATCTAATTTCACAGCTACAGTGCGGTTCTCTTCTACGAAGTGGGGGTAGTTCTCTCCTCCCTTTcccacaaaaagaaaaagaaagattagTACAATGCTATTGTTTTTTGGATGCACATTTTGTGTAAGG contains the following coding sequences:
- the LOC105040975 gene encoding GDSL esterase/lipase At5g45950, producing the protein MMTRLGAIVAVLPLVALQMSAWAAELQPPRRRWNTTCILVFGDSTVDPGNNNRLATDSKANFLPYGKDFFNGRPTGRFCNGRLATDFIAEAFGISKSVPAFLDPDLSPEQLQYGVSFASASSGYDEFTASIANVLPFSKQLEYLMHYKIHLRRKVGPAKTEQTLKNALFVVSAGSNDFIQNYFLFSNRSGQFTVPEYEDFLITLMFKNIKEMHKLGGTRFLVVGLPPMGCLPLVKTIANTQKCVSSYNDAAISFNSKVVAQVHALKEISGVRASYLDIYRIISDATQKPKKYGLVEASKGCCGSGVVEVGETCKGLRTCSNPSKYLYWDAVHLTERMYQIIADAAGSIIAKEVLS